A window from Novosphingobium sp. CECT 9465 encodes these proteins:
- the tpiA gene encoding triose-phosphate isomerase, producing MSMNKLVVANWKMNGSRELLSALPRFAAAAGPGVQVAVCPPFPLIALAVDRGVAGIVVGAQDCHAAPCGAHTGAVSAALIAEAGARLVIVGHSERRRQCNESDALVARKAAAAVAAGLGPLICVGEEDEGEDPGTVAAQLRASLPGGAPAGIVVAYEPVWAIGSGRTPAPSRVASVHAALRAALIAALGDVAGRAVPILYGGSVDAANAAAFTREQDVDGVLVGGASLDREAFQAIIAAVSATVTFR from the coding sequence ATGAGCATGAATAAGCTCGTCGTCGCCAACTGGAAGATGAACGGATCGCGTGAGCTTCTCTCGGCACTGCCCCGCTTTGCCGCGGCGGCGGGGCCGGGTGTCCAAGTGGCGGTGTGTCCGCCGTTCCCGCTGATCGCGCTGGCTGTGGACCGGGGCGTCGCGGGCATCGTCGTCGGCGCGCAGGATTGCCACGCCGCACCTTGCGGGGCGCATACCGGCGCGGTCTCGGCGGCGCTGATCGCGGAGGCGGGCGCGCGGCTGGTGATCGTCGGCCATTCGGAGCGCCGCCGCCAATGCAACGAAAGCGACGCGCTGGTTGCCCGCAAGGCGGCCGCCGCCGTGGCGGCAGGGCTGGGCCCGCTGATCTGCGTCGGCGAGGAGGACGAGGGGGAGGATCCCGGCACGGTCGCGGCGCAGTTGCGCGCGTCGCTGCCCGGTGGTGCGCCGGCGGGCATCGTCGTCGCGTACGAACCCGTCTGGGCGATCGGTTCGGGGCGGACACCCGCGCCATCGCGCGTCGCATCGGTCCATGCCGCCCTGCGCGCGGCATTGATCGCGGCCTTGGGCGATGTCGCCGGGAGGGCGGTGCCGATCCTGTACGGCGGCTCGGTCGATGCGGCCAACGCCGCGGCCTTTACCCGGGAACAGGATGTCGACGGCGTGCTGGTCGGTGGCGCCAGTCTGGACCGCGAGGCATTCCAGGCCATCATCGCCGCGGTATCCGCTACCGTCACGTTCCGGTGA
- a CDS encoding plasmid pRiA4b ORF-3 family protein: MSKPAPLVAYRLKVGLRDISPMIWRRLLVRSDLTLFGLHRVIQIAFGWEDYHLHAFKVHGRRFGTQRTGERHHLVEDGKILRELTLADLSLRVRQRMMYEYDFGDFWVGSG, encoded by the coding sequence ATGTCGAAACCGGCTCCGCTTGTCGCTTACCGTCTGAAGGTCGGCCTCCGGGATATATCGCCGATGATTTGGCGACGCTTGCTGGTTCGCAGCGATCTGACGCTTTTTGGTCTGCACCGGGTAATCCAGATCGCGTTTGGTTGGGAAGATTATCATCTCCATGCTTTCAAGGTGCATGGGCGCCGTTTCGGCACGCAAAGGACGGGTGAGCGTCACCACCTTGTCGAGGACGGGAAAATTCTGAGGGAACTGACACTTGCCGACCTGTCGCTGCGAGTGCGGCAACGCATGATGTACGAATACGACTTCGGCGATTTCTGGGTCGGTTCCGGCTGA
- a CDS encoding IS256 family transposase, whose protein sequence is MLAVAEMYVKGVSTRQAEAVLREFGIENLSSSQVSRAAALLDEELEAWRNRPLGEIRYLILDARYEKMRAGGVVRDAAVLSAIGIGPDERRRVLGVSVALSEAEVHWRGFLDDLVARGMRGVEFIVSDDHAGLRAARRAVLGAATWQRCQFHLAANAVHHAPNTAIRERIGAELRSVWNAATLAKAQVALDELVAGYRDTAPSLATWLENAVPEGLAVFTLPEHHRRRLRTSNLIERAVQQELKRRTVKVRVFPNDQALLRLVSAVLVEIDETWASDNKAYIKWECRNG, encoded by the coding sequence ATGCTGGCGGTCGCCGAGATGTACGTGAAGGGCGTCTCGACCCGGCAGGCTGAGGCGGTGCTGCGCGAATTCGGCATCGAGAACCTGTCTTCATCCCAGGTCAGCCGCGCCGCTGCCCTGCTGGATGAGGAGCTGGAGGCATGGCGCAACCGCCCGCTCGGTGAGATCCGCTACCTGATCCTCGACGCCCGGTATGAGAAGATGCGCGCAGGCGGCGTTGTTCGCGACGCAGCCGTCCTCTCAGCTATCGGCATCGGCCCCGACGAACGGCGCCGGGTGCTCGGGGTCAGCGTCGCCCTGTCGGAAGCCGAGGTCCACTGGCGTGGTTTTCTTGACGACCTGGTCGCACGCGGCATGCGCGGCGTCGAGTTCATCGTCTCCGACGATCATGCCGGCCTGCGTGCCGCTCGCCGCGCCGTGCTCGGCGCCGCTACCTGGCAGCGCTGCCAGTTTCACCTCGCCGCAAACGCCGTCCACCATGCCCCCAACACCGCCATCCGCGAGCGTATCGGTGCCGAGCTGCGCAGCGTGTGGAATGCAGCCACGCTCGCCAAGGCCCAGGTCGCGCTCGATGAGCTCGTTGCCGGCTACCGCGATACGGCCCCCAGTCTCGCGACATGGCTGGAAAACGCCGTTCCCGAAGGCCTGGCTGTATTCACGCTGCCCGAACATCATCGCCGACGCCTGCGCACTTCGAACCTCATCGAGCGCGCCGTCCAACAAGAGCTCAAGCGGCGCACCGTCAAGGTCCGGGTCTTCCCCAACGACCAGGCGCTCCTACGCCTCGTTTCCGCCGTTCTCGTCGAGATCGACGAAACATGGGCCTCCGATAATAAGGCCTATATCAAATGGGAATGCCGGAATGGGTGA